The following are encoded together in the Azospirillum lipoferum 4B genome:
- a CDS encoding RNA-binding protein: protein MTERNDERTPTAAADAVPEQELAQDEGAGTDRLPADDEKGPLRRCIASGTVGPKESMIRFVIGPDGEVVPDLEERLPGRGLWVTADRDALAKAMGKSVFAKAARRAVKVPPDLAERLERLLERRCLHALGLARRAGHVLAGYEKVREALRANQVGRAGPPPALLVEAADGSLDQRGKVTALAPSLPVIDLFQSPALAAALGRDHAVHAVVARGRLAAGLARDAARLRGLKGPREHLDLKGPQGDRDAHQDSDKGLGVGDTAGRPAM from the coding sequence ATGACCGAACGGAACGACGAACGGACACCGACCGCCGCCGCGGATGCGGTGCCGGAACAGGAATTGGCACAGGACGAAGGTGCCGGGACGGACCGCCTGCCGGCCGACGACGAGAAGGGGCCTCTGCGCCGCTGCATCGCGTCGGGCACGGTCGGGCCGAAGGAGAGCATGATCCGCTTCGTGATCGGCCCCGACGGCGAGGTGGTTCCCGACCTGGAGGAACGTCTGCCCGGCCGCGGCCTTTGGGTCACGGCCGACCGGGATGCCCTGGCGAAGGCCATGGGTAAATCCGTTTTCGCCAAGGCGGCCCGTCGAGCGGTGAAAGTGCCGCCCGATCTGGCCGAGAGGCTGGAACGGCTGCTGGAGCGGCGTTGTCTGCACGCGTTGGGCCTTGCCCGCCGTGCCGGCCACGTTCTGGCAGGATACGAGAAGGTGCGCGAGGCGTTGAGGGCCAACCAGGTCGGCCGTGCGGGTCCCCCGCCGGCTCTGCTGGTCGAAGCCGCGGACGGCTCGCTGGACCAGCGCGGCAAGGTGACGGCGCTTGCGCCGTCGCTGCCGGTGATCGATCTGTTCCAGTCCCCGGCCTTGGCCGCGGCGCTCGGGCGCGATCACGCGGTGCATGCCGTGGTGGCGCGGGGCAGGCTGGCCGCTGGGCTGGCCCGCGATGCGGCACGACTGAGGGGGCTGAAAGGTCCCCGGGAGCACCTGGACCTGAAAGGTCCCCAAGGGGACCGGGATGCGCACCAGGATTCTGATAAGGGCTTGGGAGTCGGCGATACGGCCGGCCGGCCTGCGATGTAA
- the nusA gene encoding transcription termination factor NusA, giving the protein MELLQVADAVAREKNIDRDEVLEAMEQAIQKAGRSKYGHEHDIRARIDRKTGDIHLTRHLEVVETVENEATQVTLPYAQRRKPGAKIGDFLVDPLPPIDFGRIAAQTAKQVIVQKVRDAERKRQFNEYKDRNGEIVNGLVKRVEYGNVTVDLGRAEAILRRDELLPREHFKNGDRVRAYIYDVREEPRGPQIFLSRTHPMFMAKLFAQEVPEIYDGIIEIRAVARDPGSRAKIAVHSNDSSIDPVGACVGMRGSRVQAVVGELQGEKIDIIPWSGEAATFVVNALAPAEVAKVVLDDDNRRIEVVVPDDQLSLAIGRRGQNVRLASMLTGWDIDILTEQEESERRSEEIHSRSALFMQALDVDDVIAHLLVAEGFTSVEEIAFVETEELAEIEGFDESVADELKQRALAFLEVQDEQANERRLELGVEDIVAELTGFTATQLVKLGENGVKTLDDLADLAGDELVEILSKDGAKDAPSEEEANAIIMAARAHWFEGEGQDGAAAAPAAADGSAGGQGAQA; this is encoded by the coding sequence ATGGAATTGCTGCAAGTCGCTGACGCGGTCGCCCGCGAAAAGAACATCGACCGGGACGAAGTCCTGGAGGCGATGGAGCAGGCGATTCAGAAGGCCGGCCGCTCCAAGTACGGCCACGAGCACGACATCCGCGCCCGGATCGACCGCAAGACCGGCGACATCCATCTGACGCGCCACCTGGAGGTGGTCGAGACGGTGGAGAACGAGGCCACGCAGGTCACCCTGCCCTACGCCCAGCGCCGAAAGCCCGGCGCCAAGATCGGCGATTTCCTGGTCGACCCGCTGCCGCCGATCGATTTCGGCCGCATCGCCGCCCAGACCGCCAAGCAGGTGATCGTGCAGAAGGTGCGCGACGCCGAGCGCAAGCGCCAGTTCAACGAGTACAAGGACCGCAACGGCGAGATCGTCAACGGTCTGGTCAAGCGCGTCGAATACGGCAACGTCACCGTCGACCTGGGCCGCGCCGAAGCGATCCTGCGCCGGGACGAGCTGCTGCCGCGCGAGCATTTCAAGAACGGCGACCGTGTGCGCGCCTATATCTACGATGTCCGCGAGGAACCGCGCGGACCCCAGATCTTCCTGTCGCGCACGCATCCCATGTTCATGGCGAAGCTGTTCGCCCAGGAAGTGCCGGAGATCTACGACGGCATCATCGAGATCCGGGCGGTCGCCCGCGATCCGGGAAGCCGTGCCAAGATCGCCGTCCACAGCAACGACAGCTCCATCGACCCGGTCGGCGCCTGCGTCGGCATGCGCGGCAGCCGCGTCCAGGCCGTCGTCGGCGAGCTGCAGGGCGAGAAGATCGACATCATCCCGTGGTCGGGCGAGGCGGCGACCTTCGTCGTCAACGCGCTCGCTCCGGCCGAGGTCGCCAAGGTCGTGCTCGACGACGACAACCGCCGCATCGAGGTGGTGGTGCCCGACGACCAGCTGTCGCTGGCCATCGGCCGCCGCGGCCAGAATGTGCGCCTCGCCTCGATGCTGACCGGCTGGGACATCGACATCCTCACCGAGCAGGAGGAGTCGGAGCGCCGGTCGGAGGAAATCCACAGCCGTTCCGCCCTGTTCATGCAGGCACTGGACGTCGACGATGTGATTGCCCACCTGCTGGTCGCCGAAGGCTTCACCTCGGTCGAGGAGATCGCCTTCGTCGAGACCGAAGAACTGGCCGAGATCGAAGGCTTCGACGAGTCGGTCGCCGACGAGCTGAAGCAGCGCGCCCTCGCCTTCCTCGAAGTGCAGGACGAGCAGGCGAACGAACGCCGTCTGGAGCTGGGCGTCGAGGACATCGTCGCCGAGCTGACGGGTTTCACCGCCACGCAGCTGGTGAAGCTGGGCGAGAACGGCGTGAAGACGCTGGACGATCTGGCCGATCTGGCCGGTGACGAGCTGGTCGAGATCCTGAGCAAGGACGGCGCCAAGGACGCCCCTTCGGAAGAGGAGGCGAACGCGATCATCATGGCCGCGCGCGCCCACTGGTTCGAGGGTGAGGGACAGGACGGCGCCGCCGCGGCCCCTGCTGCGGCGGATGGCAGCGCCGGTGGTCAGGGCGCGCAGGCCTGA
- a CDS encoding helix-turn-helix domain-containing protein, with protein sequence MQTETGAPRGRRAGAGRPKTGKPNPIDVHVGSRVRLRRTLLGMSQEKLGEAIGLTFQQVQKYERGANRIGASRLFDLSRVLDVPVSFFFDDMPADAAAARVEDDDEAGASDERSASAYEPDPMAKRETLELVRAYYKISDPSVRKRLFELTKAVASAAVAEAAE encoded by the coding sequence ATGCAGACTGAAACTGGGGCGCCGCGCGGGCGCCGTGCGGGTGCTGGCCGTCCGAAGACCGGAAAGCCGAATCCCATCGACGTCCATGTCGGCTCCCGCGTCCGTCTCCGCCGCACGCTTCTCGGCATGAGCCAGGAGAAGCTGGGCGAGGCCATCGGCCTGACCTTCCAGCAGGTGCAGAAGTACGAGCGCGGCGCCAACCGCATCGGCGCGTCGCGTCTGTTCGATCTCAGCCGCGTGCTCGACGTGCCGGTATCCTTCTTCTTCGACGACATGCCGGCCGATGCCGCCGCCGCCCGCGTCGAGGATGACGATGAGGCGGGCGCGTCGGACGAACGCTCCGCCAGCGCCTACGAGCCCGATCCGATGGCCAAGCGCGAGACGCTGGAACTGGTTCGCGCCTATTACAAGATCAGCGACCCGTCGGTGCGCAAGCGCCTGTTCGAGTTGACGAAAGCGGTCGCCAGCGCCGCCGTCGCGGAAGCCGCGGAGTAA
- the metK gene encoding methionine adenosyltransferase, translating into MAKLNYVFTSESVSEGHPDKVCDRISDAIVDLYLSHDPQARVAVETLATTNQVVLAGEVRGPDSIKADQLVEVARAAVKDIGYEQDGFHWEKMDVKCFVHSQSADIAVGVDAAGNKDEGAGDQGIMFGYACRETPALMPAPIYYSHAILKSLAEARHSGAAPQLGPDAKSQVTLQYIDGKPMRATAIVLSTQHAEGLEQDAVREIVLPHIVNCLPEGWMCDDKNLYVNPTGRFVIGGPDGDAGLTGRKIIVDTYGGAAPHGGGAFSGKDPTKVDRSAAYAARYLAKNVVAAELAEKCTIQVSYAIGVSKPLSVYVDTHGTGNVDEDRLSDVLQQLVDLSPRGIRTHLGLNKPIYARTAAYGHFGREPEVDGGFSWEKTDLVGDLRNAFL; encoded by the coding sequence GTGGCAAAGCTCAACTACGTCTTCACCAGCGAGTCCGTGTCGGAAGGTCATCCCGACAAGGTCTGCGACCGCATTTCCGACGCCATCGTCGATCTCTATCTTTCGCACGACCCGCAGGCCCGTGTGGCCGTCGAGACGCTCGCGACCACCAATCAGGTCGTTCTGGCCGGCGAAGTCCGCGGCCCCGACAGCATCAAGGCCGACCAGCTGGTCGAGGTCGCCCGCGCCGCGGTGAAGGACATCGGTTACGAGCAGGACGGCTTCCATTGGGAGAAGATGGACGTCAAGTGCTTCGTCCACTCCCAGTCCGCCGACATCGCCGTCGGCGTCGACGCCGCCGGCAACAAGGACGAGGGTGCCGGCGACCAGGGCATCATGTTCGGCTATGCCTGCCGCGAGACCCCGGCCCTGATGCCGGCGCCGATCTACTACAGCCACGCCATCCTGAAGTCGCTGGCCGAGGCGCGCCATTCCGGCGCCGCCCCGCAGCTGGGTCCGGATGCCAAGAGCCAGGTCACACTGCAGTACATCGACGGCAAGCCGATGCGGGCCACCGCGATCGTGCTGTCGACCCAGCATGCCGAGGGGCTGGAGCAGGACGCTGTGCGCGAGATCGTCCTGCCGCACATCGTCAACTGCCTGCCGGAAGGCTGGATGTGCGACGATAAGAACCTGTACGTCAACCCGACCGGCCGTTTCGTCATCGGCGGACCGGACGGTGACGCCGGCCTGACCGGCCGCAAGATCATCGTCGACACCTACGGCGGCGCGGCCCCGCATGGCGGCGGCGCCTTCTCCGGCAAGGACCCGACGAAGGTCGACCGCTCGGCCGCCTACGCCGCCCGCTATCTCGCCAAGAACGTCGTCGCGGCGGAACTGGCGGAGAAGTGCACGATCCAGGTCTCCTACGCCATCGGCGTGTCGAAGCCTCTGTCGGTCTATGTCGACACCCACGGCACCGGCAACGTCGACGAGGACCGTCTGTCCGATGTGCTGCAGCAGCTGGTGGACCTGTCGCCGCGCGGCATCCGCACGCATCTGGGCCTGAACAAGCCGATCTACGCCCGCACCGCCGCCTACGGCCATTTCGGCCGCGAGCCGGAGGTCGACGGCGGCTTCTCGTGGGAGAAGACCGATCTGGTCGGCGACCTGCGGAACGCCTTCCTCTAA
- the trmB gene encoding tRNA (guanine(46)-N(7))-methyltransferase TrmB has product MTDDSTSGSLSESSNRLFGRRKGRPLRKRRTELIDTLLPQLQIALPKPGDRLDPAGLFDGPKREVWLEIGFGMGHHLAWQAGHHPDVGIIGAEPFLNGIAGLLGMVEDEGLNNVRIQPDDARPLLDALPDASIGRAFVLFADPWPKKRHADRRFIGPENLPRLARVLKDGAELRLASDDMGLVRWMLEHTVKHPDFEWTARRPSDWRIRPDDWPATRYEEKAIAAGRKPVFMRFVRRPR; this is encoded by the coding sequence ATGACCGACGACAGCACCTCCGGATCCCTTTCCGAAAGCTCCAACCGCCTGTTCGGGCGCCGCAAGGGCCGGCCGCTGCGCAAACGCCGGACGGAGCTGATCGACACCCTGCTGCCGCAGCTTCAGATCGCGCTGCCGAAGCCCGGCGACCGGCTGGACCCGGCCGGCCTGTTCGACGGCCCGAAGCGGGAGGTCTGGCTGGAGATCGGGTTCGGCATGGGACATCATCTCGCCTGGCAGGCCGGGCACCATCCGGATGTCGGCATCATCGGCGCCGAACCCTTCCTCAACGGCATCGCCGGCCTGCTGGGCATGGTCGAGGACGAGGGCTTGAACAACGTCCGCATCCAGCCCGACGACGCCCGGCCGCTGCTGGATGCCCTGCCCGACGCCTCCATCGGCCGCGCCTTCGTTCTGTTCGCCGACCCGTGGCCGAAGAAGCGCCATGCCGACCGCCGCTTCATCGGGCCGGAGAATCTGCCGCGGCTGGCCCGCGTGCTGAAGGACGGGGCAGAGTTGCGTCTGGCCAGCGACGACATGGGACTGGTGCGCTGGATGCTCGAACACACGGTGAAGCATCCCGATTTCGAATGGACGGCGCGCCGCCCGTCGGACTGGCGCATCCGCCCCGATGACTGGCCGGCGACCCGCTATGAGGAGAAGGCCATCGCTGCCGGGCGCAAGCCGGTCTTCATGCGCTTCGTCCGCCGCCCGCGGTGA
- the rimP gene encoding ribosome maturation factor RimP, translating to MDATGRIEQIITPSVEAMGYEVVRVQISGGQRSVLQIMAERADGAPMTVEDCADISRSVSALLDVEDPIREAYTLEVSSPGIDRPLTRLKDFERFAGFEARLESRMAIDGRKRFKGMLKGVEHGLVCVDTEQGPARLEFDNILRAKLVLTDELIRASQEQQEGPQN from the coding sequence ATGGACGCTACAGGTCGCATCGAACAGATCATCACGCCGTCGGTCGAAGCCATGGGCTATGAGGTCGTGCGCGTTCAGATCTCAGGCGGCCAGCGGTCGGTTCTCCAGATCATGGCGGAGCGCGCCGACGGCGCGCCCATGACCGTCGAGGATTGCGCCGACATCAGCCGTTCCGTCTCCGCCCTGCTGGACGTGGAAGACCCGATCCGCGAAGCCTACACGCTGGAGGTCAGTTCGCCCGGCATCGACCGGCCGCTGACCCGCCTCAAGGATTTCGAGCGCTTCGCCGGCTTCGAAGCCCGGCTGGAGAGCCGCATGGCCATCGATGGCCGCAAGCGTTTCAAAGGCATGCTGAAGGGCGTCGAGCACGGCCTTGTATGCGTCGACACCGAACAGGGACCGGCCCGGCTGGAGTTCGACAACATCCTGCGCGCCAAGCTGGTGCTGACGGACGAGTTGATCCGCGCCAGCCAGGAGCAGCAGGAGGGCCCGCAGAACTGA
- a CDS encoding antibiotic biosynthesis monooxygenase family protein, whose translation MILEAAILSVRPGEQGAFERAMAEARPLIGASPGFRGMEVRPCLEDGRRYLLLVWWERLEDHTQVFRGSDRYAEWKKRLHHFYDPFPVVEHFAAPLVVQPDPMRPVTPD comes from the coding sequence ATGATCCTGGAAGCAGCGATTCTCAGTGTCCGGCCGGGCGAACAGGGGGCCTTCGAGCGTGCGATGGCCGAAGCCCGCCCGCTGATCGGAGCCTCGCCCGGCTTCCGGGGCATGGAGGTCCGGCCCTGCCTGGAGGATGGCCGCCGTTACCTGCTGCTGGTGTGGTGGGAGCGTCTGGAGGACCATACCCAGGTTTTCCGAGGCTCCGACCGCTATGCGGAGTGGAAGAAGCGTTTGCATCACTTCTACGACCCGTTCCCGGTGGTGGAGCATTTCGCCGCTCCGCTCGTCGTGCAGCCGGATCCGATGCGGCCGGTCACGCCCGATTGA